In the genome of Dermacentor silvarum isolate Dsil-2018 chromosome 1, BIME_Dsil_1.4, whole genome shotgun sequence, one region contains:
- the LOC125942707 gene encoding shematrin-like protein 2 translates to MKTIAVLATLAVLLALGSAGYLGGYGGLGYGGYGGYGGLGYGGYGLGYGGYGLGYGGYGLGYGGYGGYGGYGGYGGYGGYGGYGLGYGYKG, encoded by the exons ATGAAGACCATT GCTGTCCTCGCTACCCTCGCTGTCCTCCTCGCCCTCGGAAGTGCAGGCTACCTCGGAGGATACGGCGGACTCGGATACGGCGGTTACGGCGGCTACGGTGGCCTTGGTTACGGCGGCTACGGTCTGGGCTACGGCGGCTACGGCTTGGGTTATGGCGGCTACGGTCTTGGCTACGGCGGCTATGGCGGCTACGGCGGCTACGGCGGCTATGGCGGCTACGGCGGATATGGTGGTTACGGGCTAGGCTACGGCTACAAGGGTTGA